A genomic region of Methylobacterium durans contains the following coding sequences:
- a CDS encoding ExeM/NucH family extracellular endonuclease, with translation MPTTPTFAAPDEAPATTASSIGSIAILPRAPSLAGAATAPIGTGSLDLVRLSSFAAGTGNAESVSFDPASGQLYITNAGANRVDIVRIGADGGLTKTGEIALSGLTGYGAVNAVAVKNGIVAVAYENAVRSENGSVALYDTAGSLQKLVQVGPVPDQLTFTPDGTRLLVANEAEAVSSAVNPNGSVSIISLADGAGAAALASAVTFEALNGFEADLRAAGIAIFPGVSAAADIEPEYIAVSADGTRAYVTLQEVNAVAVLDLTDPAASRPIALLPLGGVDHALPGNAFDPNDQNGIALRDAAITSVLQPDAIASYTVGGVRYFVTANEGDGRVGSGIEGLDVKRLSNAAVVLDPTIFPNAAALKASDLGRLNVLTKFGDTDGDGDLDQLYAFGGRGISIFRDNGDGTITKVRETGGEFEAITARDVPAIFNQNQGSGPDTRSDDKGPEPEGVTIGVVNGRTYAFVGLERTGGVMVYDVTDPANARYVTYRPPVSAAEAGPEVVTFISAADSPTGRALVVSANEVGNTTTVYEAQGITKIHEVQGAGAASPLVGRTVTLDAIVVGDFQNGDADGRRSLGGFYLQEEGADQDGDGATSEGIFVYEGAGNLLRDVAEGDRVRVTGTITEFNGESQIAITSAANIQVMQAGALSAAQVKAQAVTVSLPAAGTVGSGATAQPNLEAYEGMLVTLPQTLTITEQFNLDRFNEIRLAAGGRVESFTNEFEPDAAGYADYLAQAAARSIVYDDGLNGQNQPIGNLDGFNPYGTATAPRMGDTVTGLTGILGYGPSGAYRVRAVEDGDNSFVRENPRSAVPEDTGGTLKVGSLNVLNYFRTLDSDGSATGVKTAIGLDPRGANTAAEFDRQTEKLVNTLIATGADVLGLTELENQFQPGNPGNALEYLVGQLNLKAGAGTYAYVNPGAQLDQGQFLGGDAIAVGFLYKPSKVSVAMNTTIATLDDANVAAFDPALLQQSTLGHIFNGTNTSRVSLAVTFHEIATGEDVTAVINHFKSKSGAGTGADADQGDGQGAWQQQRELAAKALAEWVALKPTGTQDSDTILLGDFNAYLKEDALDVVKAGGFTNLAEDRLADPYSYVFDAAYGALDHAFASASLNRQVTGVTEWHVNADEADALDYNLDFNRDPAYFDVSVVARESDHDPVLVGLRLDQTGPRLVSATPADNAGTVARSADIVLTFSEAVRAGTGAITISDGAGDTRTIAVTDTAQVAISGSTVTINPTADLRAGAAYDVIVPAGAITDAAGNAFAGLAQDQLDFTTQGPSSMPYTLQILHASDWEAGLLATQRAANFAAIVDKLEDSTPNSITLSTGDGWIPSPFFIAGADPQLAATYNGIYNQLYGLSGAAAYARLAPSVGRADITIQNIIGVQAAVFGNHEFDSGPTEVANIIGANLGTAAGAADDTWVGAQFPYLSTNLNFSREAALAGLVNGNISDATFAATGPTSTQTGTGADKIAKSTILVENGERIAFIGATTQLEPLLTSLGNVTVDGFNGQDNIRLLADQINAEVDRVLAANPGLNKVIVGTHLQQLANEQALAPLLRNVDVLIGGGSHTLLADGDDRLLRGDTAGGGYPQFVTNASGQTLALVNTASEYSYVGRLTVTFDDQGNVIRDSVNPATSGAVAVDDATVAQLWGSTAAAFTPGSKGFLVREMIEGLDADNDGVQETVGIADIIRQQDGNILGRTSVYLEGRRGEVRTEETNLGNLSADANLWYAKQYDGAVTVSIKNGGGIRDSIGSFSTAGGGTAELPPAANLEAGKRAGDISQLDVTNSLRFNNNLALVTVTASELERILEHGVAAVAPGATLGQFTQIGGIRYAFDATKQSQTLDANGNVTREGQRIVSAAIVDDSGYILDTLVKDGQLVGDADRAIRVVTLDFLATGTAAAPGLGGDNYPFPAFGENKVALRDARPISLPDTETFAAQGSEQDALAEYLKAFYATNAYGQADTGPAGDIRIQNLALRADTVLQSGVAKTGTAGADTLQGTPFADLLRGAAGDDTIVNSAGDDILIGGQNADGSPGNDTLVFNTALADVTVTREGAFTIVTGPEGRDAIAGFERVQFTDTTVLLRDGGPGVDDLFYLAANKDVLRAGIDADAHYAASGWREGRDPNPLFSTNGYLAANPDVKAAGVNPLQHYLQYGMREGRDPSAAFDNEAYLAQNPDVKAAGFNPLAHYLEYGQAEGRTTTEAIGRAADIRGGFDAEHYLLANGDVARAASAAGADSFAFARSHFETFGWKEGRDPNAVFDTKGYLSAYGDVKAAGINPLTHFETFGWKEGRDPAREFDTSAYLAAYKDVAAAGVDPMQHYLQFGLYEGRSAFGDGTFQAGGIG, from the coding sequence ATGCCCACGACGCCGACCTTCGCGGCCCCGGACGAGGCGCCGGCCACCACGGCCTCGAGCATCGGCTCGATCGCGATCCTGCCGCGGGCGCCCTCGCTCGCGGGCGCGGCGACGGCTCCGATCGGCACCGGCAGCCTCGACCTCGTGCGGCTCTCAAGCTTCGCGGCGGGCACCGGCAACGCCGAGAGCGTGTCCTTCGACCCCGCCAGCGGCCAGCTCTACATCACGAATGCGGGCGCCAACCGCGTCGACATCGTGCGGATCGGGGCCGACGGTGGCCTCACCAAGACCGGCGAGATCGCGCTCTCCGGCCTGACCGGCTACGGCGCCGTCAACGCGGTGGCCGTCAAGAACGGCATCGTGGCGGTCGCCTACGAGAACGCGGTCCGCTCGGAGAACGGCTCCGTCGCGCTCTACGACACCGCGGGCTCCCTGCAGAAGCTCGTCCAGGTCGGGCCGGTGCCGGACCAGCTCACCTTCACGCCGGACGGAACGCGGCTCCTCGTCGCCAACGAGGCGGAGGCGGTCTCGTCCGCCGTCAACCCGAACGGCAGCGTCAGCATCATCAGCCTCGCGGACGGGGCGGGCGCCGCCGCCCTCGCCAGCGCGGTCACCTTCGAGGCTCTGAACGGCTTCGAGGCCGATCTGCGCGCGGCCGGCATCGCGATCTTCCCCGGCGTGTCGGCCGCCGCCGACATCGAGCCCGAGTACATCGCCGTCTCGGCCGACGGCACCCGGGCCTACGTGACGCTGCAGGAGGTGAACGCGGTCGCGGTGCTCGACCTCACCGACCCGGCCGCGAGCCGCCCGATCGCCCTCCTGCCGCTCGGCGGCGTCGACCACGCGCTTCCCGGCAACGCCTTCGACCCGAACGACCAGAACGGCATCGCGCTCCGCGACGCCGCCATCACCAGCGTGCTGCAGCCCGACGCCATCGCGAGCTACACGGTCGGCGGCGTCCGGTACTTCGTCACCGCCAACGAGGGCGACGGGCGCGTCGGCAGCGGGATCGAGGGCCTGGACGTCAAACGCCTGAGCAACGCGGCGGTCGTCCTCGACCCGACCATCTTCCCGAACGCCGCGGCGCTCAAGGCGAGCGACCTCGGCCGGCTCAACGTGCTCACCAAGTTCGGCGACACGGACGGGGACGGCGACCTCGACCAGCTCTACGCCTTCGGCGGGCGCGGCATCTCGATCTTCCGCGACAACGGCGACGGCACCATCACGAAGGTGCGCGAGACCGGCGGCGAGTTCGAGGCGATCACCGCCCGCGACGTGCCCGCGATCTTCAACCAGAACCAGGGTTCCGGCCCCGACACCCGCTCCGACGACAAGGGCCCGGAGCCCGAGGGCGTCACGATCGGCGTCGTGAACGGCCGCACCTACGCCTTCGTCGGCCTGGAGCGGACCGGGGGCGTCATGGTCTACGACGTCACCGATCCGGCCAACGCCCGCTACGTCACCTACCGGCCGCCGGTCTCGGCGGCGGAGGCGGGGCCGGAGGTCGTCACCTTCATCAGCGCCGCCGACAGCCCGACCGGCAGGGCGCTCGTGGTCTCGGCGAACGAGGTCGGCAACACCACGACGGTCTACGAGGCTCAGGGGATCACCAAGATCCACGAGGTCCAGGGCGCGGGCGCGGCGAGCCCGCTCGTCGGCCGCACCGTGACCCTCGACGCCATCGTCGTCGGCGACTTCCAGAACGGGGATGCGGACGGGCGCCGCAGCCTCGGCGGCTTCTACCTGCAGGAGGAGGGCGCGGACCAGGACGGCGATGGCGCGACCTCGGAGGGCATCTTCGTCTACGAGGGCGCCGGCAATCTCCTCCGGGACGTTGCCGAGGGCGACCGGGTGCGCGTCACCGGAACGATCACCGAATTCAACGGCGAGTCGCAGATCGCGATCACGTCCGCGGCCAACATCCAGGTGATGCAGGCCGGCGCCCTGAGCGCCGCGCAGGTGAAGGCGCAGGCGGTGACGGTCTCGCTGCCGGCGGCCGGCACAGTGGGCAGCGGCGCGACGGCCCAGCCGAACCTCGAAGCCTACGAGGGCATGCTGGTGACGCTGCCCCAGACGTTGACCATCACCGAGCAGTTCAACCTCGACCGCTTCAACGAGATCCGCCTCGCCGCAGGCGGGCGGGTCGAGAGCTTCACGAATGAGTTCGAGCCGGATGCGGCGGGCTACGCGGACTACCTTGCGCAGGCCGCCGCCCGCTCGATCGTCTACGACGACGGCCTGAACGGCCAGAACCAGCCGATCGGCAACCTCGACGGGTTCAACCCCTACGGCACCGCCACCGCGCCGCGCATGGGCGACACCGTGACGGGGCTGACCGGAATCCTCGGCTACGGACCGTCCGGCGCCTACCGGGTGCGGGCGGTCGAGGACGGCGACAACAGCTTCGTGCGGGAAAACCCGCGCTCAGCCGTGCCCGAGGACACCGGCGGCACGCTCAAGGTCGGCAGCCTCAACGTCCTGAACTACTTCCGGACCCTCGACAGCGATGGCTCGGCCACCGGCGTGAAGACCGCGATCGGCCTCGACCCGCGCGGCGCCAACACGGCCGCGGAGTTCGATCGGCAGACCGAGAAGCTCGTCAACACGCTGATCGCCACCGGCGCCGACGTGCTCGGCCTGACAGAGCTCGAGAACCAGTTCCAGCCTGGCAACCCGGGCAACGCCCTCGAATACCTCGTCGGCCAGCTCAACCTGAAGGCGGGTGCCGGCACCTACGCCTACGTGAACCCGGGCGCCCAGCTCGACCAGGGCCAGTTCCTCGGCGGCGACGCCATCGCGGTCGGCTTCCTCTACAAGCCGAGCAAGGTCAGCGTGGCGATGAACACCACGATCGCGACCCTCGACGACGCGAACGTCGCCGCCTTCGATCCCGCGCTCCTGCAGCAGAGCACGCTCGGCCACATCTTCAACGGCACCAACACGAGCCGCGTCTCGCTCGCCGTCACCTTCCACGAGATCGCGACGGGCGAGGATGTCACGGCCGTCATCAACCACTTCAAGTCGAAGAGCGGTGCCGGCACCGGGGCCGACGCCGACCAGGGGGACGGGCAGGGCGCCTGGCAGCAGCAGCGCGAGCTCGCGGCCAAGGCGCTCGCCGAGTGGGTGGCGCTGAAGCCCACCGGCACGCAGGACAGCGACACGATCCTGCTCGGCGACTTCAACGCCTACCTGAAGGAGGACGCCCTCGACGTCGTGAAGGCCGGCGGCTTCACGAACCTCGCCGAGGACCGCCTCGCAGACCCCTATTCCTACGTCTTCGACGCCGCCTACGGCGCCCTCGACCACGCCTTCGCCAGCGCCAGCCTGAACCGGCAGGTCACCGGCGTCACCGAGTGGCACGTCAACGCCGACGAGGCGGACGCCCTCGACTACAACCTCGATTTCAATCGCGACCCCGCCTATTTCGACGTCTCCGTCGTCGCCCGTGAATCCGACCACGATCCCGTCCTCGTGGGGCTGAGGCTCGACCAGACGGGGCCGCGCCTCGTCTCGGCGACGCCCGCCGACAATGCCGGCACCGTCGCCCGGTCCGCCGACATCGTCCTCACCTTCAGCGAGGCGGTGCGGGCCGGCACCGGCGCGATCACGATCAGCGACGGGGCAGGCGACACCCGCACCATCGCGGTCACGGACACCGCGCAGGTCGCGATCAGCGGCAGCACGGTCACCATCAACCCGACCGCCGATCTGCGCGCGGGCGCCGCCTACGACGTGATCGTGCCCGCGGGCGCCATCACGGACGCGGCCGGCAACGCCTTCGCGGGCCTCGCCCAGGATCAGCTCGACTTCACCACGCAAGGGCCGTCGTCCATGCCGTACACGCTCCAGATCCTGCACGCCTCCGACTGGGAAGCCGGCCTCCTCGCCACGCAGCGCGCGGCGAATTTCGCGGCCATCGTCGACAAGCTGGAGGATTCGACCCCGAACTCGATCACGCTGTCGACCGGCGACGGCTGGATCCCGAGCCCGTTCTTCATCGCGGGCGCCGACCCGCAGCTCGCCGCGACCTACAACGGCATCTACAATCAGCTCTACGGGCTCTCGGGTGCGGCGGCCTACGCCCGCCTCGCCCCCTCCGTCGGCCGGGCCGACATCACGATCCAGAACATCATCGGCGTGCAGGCCGCGGTGTTCGGCAATCACGAGTTCGATTCCGGCCCGACCGAGGTCGCCAACATCATCGGCGCGAATCTCGGCACGGCGGCGGGGGCTGCCGACGATACCTGGGTCGGCGCCCAGTTCCCCTACCTCTCCACGAACCTGAACTTCTCCCGCGAGGCCGCGCTCGCGGGCCTCGTCAACGGCAACATCTCCGACGCGACCTTCGCGGCGACGGGCCCGACATCGACCCAGACCGGCACGGGTGCCGACAAGATCGCCAAGTCCACGATCCTCGTGGAGAACGGCGAGCGGATCGCCTTCATCGGCGCCACGACGCAGCTCGAGCCGCTCTTGACCTCGCTCGGCAACGTCACGGTCGACGGGTTCAACGGGCAGGACAACATCCGGCTGCTCGCCGACCAGATCAACGCCGAGGTCGACCGGGTGCTCGCGGCCAATCCGGGCCTCAACAAGGTCATCGTCGGCACGCATCTGCAGCAGCTCGCCAACGAGCAGGCGCTGGCGCCGCTCCTGCGCAACGTCGACGTGCTGATCGGCGGCGGCTCGCACACGCTTCTCGCCGACGGCGACGACCGGCTCCTGCGGGGCGACACGGCGGGCGGCGGCTACCCGCAATTCGTCACGAACGCGAGCGGGCAGACGCTGGCCCTCGTCAACACGGCCTCCGAGTATTCCTATGTCGGCCGCCTCACCGTCACCTTCGACGACCAGGGCAACGTCATCCGCGACTCGGTGAACCCGGCGACCAGCGGCGCGGTGGCGGTCGACGACGCGACCGTCGCCCAGCTCTGGGGCTCAACGGCCGCCGCCTTCACGCCCGGCAGCAAGGGCTTCCTGGTGCGCGAGATGATTGAGGGCCTCGACGCCGACAATGACGGCGTGCAGGAGACTGTCGGCATCGCCGACATCATCCGCCAGCAGGACGGCAACATCCTCGGCCGCACCAGCGTCTATCTCGAGGGCCGCCGCGGCGAGGTGCGCACCGAGGAGACCAATCTCGGCAATCTCTCGGCCGACGCGAACCTCTGGTACGCCAAGCAGTACGACGGGGCCGTCACCGTCTCGATCAAGAACGGCGGCGGCATCCGCGACTCGATCGGCTCCTTCTCGACGGCGGGCGGGGGCACCGCGGAGCTGCCGCCCGCCGCCAACCTGGAAGCCGGCAAGCGGGCGGGCGACATCTCGCAGCTCGACGTCACCAATTCGCTGCGCTTCAACAACAACCTCGCCCTCGTCACCGTGACGGCCTCGGAGCTGGAGCGGATCCTGGAGCACGGCGTCGCCGCGGTGGCGCCGGGCGCCACGCTCGGCCAGTTCACGCAGATCGGCGGCATTCGCTACGCGTTCGACGCGACGAAGCAGTCCCAGACCCTCGACGCCAACGGCAACGTCACCCGCGAGGGGCAGCGCATCGTCTCGGCAGCGATCGTCGACGACAGCGGCTACATCCTCGACACGCTGGTGAAGGACGGCCAGCTCGTCGGCGACGCCGACCGCGCGATCCGGGTCGTCACCCTCGACTTCCTGGCCACCGGCACCGCCGCTGCTCCCGGCCTCGGCGGCGACAATTACCCCTTCCCGGCCTTCGGCGAGAACAAGGTGGCGCTCCGCGACGCCAGGCCGATCTCGCTGCCCGATACCGAGACCTTCGCGGCGCAGGGCTCCGAGCAGGACGCGCTCGCCGAGTATCTGAAGGCCTTCTACGCCACGAACGCCTACGGCCAGGCGGATACGGGCCCGGCCGGCGACATCCGCATCCAGAACCTCGCGCTACGCGCCGACACCGTGCTGCAATCGGGCGTGGCGAAGACGGGCACGGCAGGGGCCGACACGCTGCAGGGCACGCCCTTCGCCGATCTCCTGCGCGGGGCTGCCGGCGACGACACCATCGTCAACAGCGCGGGCGACGACATCCTGATCGGCGGCCAGAACGCCGACGGCTCGCCGGGCAACGACACCCTGGTCTTCAACACGGCGCTCGCCGACGTGACGGTGACCCGGGAGGGTGCCTTCACGATCGTGACCGGGCCCGAAGGACGGGACGCGATCGCGGGCTTCGAGCGGGTGCAGTTCACCGACACGACCGTCCTGCTGCGGGACGGCGGCCCGGGCGTCGACGACCTCTTCTATCTCGCCGCCAACAAGGACGTGCTTCGGGCCGGGATCGACGCGGACGCGCATTACGCGGCCTCCGGCTGGCGGGAGGGCCGCGACCCGAACCCGCTCTTCTCGACGAACGGCTACCTCGCCGCCAATCCGGACGTGAAGGCGGCGGGCGTCAATCCGCTCCAGCACTACCTGCAATACGGGATGCGCGAGGGCCGCGACCCGTCAGCCGCCTTCGACAACGAGGCCTACCTCGCCCAAAACCCCGACGTGAAGGCGGCCGGCTTCAACCCGCTCGCCCATTACCTGGAATACGGCCAGGCGGAAGGGCGGACGACCACGGAGGCGATCGGCCGGGCTGCCGACATCCGCGGCGGCTTCGACGCGGAGCATTATCTCCTGGCCAACGGCGACGTGGCGCGGGCGGCCTCGGCCGCCGGCGCGGACAGCTTCGCCTTCGCCCGCTCGC
- a CDS encoding DUF4214 domain-containing protein produces the protein MNNTFTGTAGDDIATGVSPVLIFGGNDTLNGNAGNDVLNGAGGTDTLSGGAGDDRLDGGAGTDTAVFAGTVRSFTFGLNGQGQLVVTDLTGAEGIDTLTTIEQLRFAGTTYALLNGTNTGATQNGGTGADLILGHGGADTLNGAGGNDVLAGGAGNDTVNGGAGNDTLLWRVGDGRDFMDGGANVDTVHIGGDGTAETFRVYSRTEALAAGLSGLNANTEIVITRNGTTNAAIIAELDNIEEIVISGFGGGDTFTPIGSFAGTSLLTSTITLEGSQDDDVVDISGLTSEHRIVFRTNGGDDRVIGALRQQDVIELAAGLAPDTCDTDENEDGTHTVSGGGHSVTYGAEGNPIVRGETEWEDPSDDHPSLFHHREHFGSVSHDVHSAAGEVYALYDAVFDRACDVGGQQYWTEARGNGLSLRDLADTLLRSGEGQSHLGQADDRAFVESLYHTALGREGDTGGTAYWTEALGDGLSRADAILAFAFSEENLADLQPAYTYGVFTADKDAGGAARLYYGLLDRAPDADGLAAWTAALKGGLSEVGTAQAFLDSAEYKGKYGGLSNEDFVERLYKNALGRDAEDEGLDYWTGALEAGASRASVATSISQSLEAQRCLVSQIEEGWHLV, from the coding sequence GTGAACAACACCTTCACCGGCACGGCGGGCGACGACATCGCCACGGGCGTCAGCCCCGTGCTCATCTTCGGCGGCAACGACACGCTGAACGGCAACGCGGGCAACGACGTCCTGAACGGGGCGGGCGGCACCGACACGCTGAGCGGCGGGGCGGGCGACGACCGGCTCGACGGCGGGGCGGGCACCGACACGGCGGTCTTCGCCGGCACCGTGCGCAGCTTCACCTTCGGCCTGAACGGCCAGGGCCAGCTCGTCGTCACCGACCTGACCGGCGCGGAAGGGATCGACACCCTCACCACGATCGAGCAGCTGCGCTTCGCCGGCACCACCTACGCCCTCCTCAACGGGACCAACACGGGGGCGACCCAGAACGGCGGCACCGGCGCCGACCTCATCCTGGGCCACGGCGGCGCCGACACGCTCAACGGGGCCGGCGGCAACGACGTCCTCGCGGGCGGGGCGGGCAACGACACCGTCAATGGCGGGGCCGGCAACGACACCCTGCTCTGGCGGGTCGGCGACGGCCGCGACTTCATGGACGGCGGCGCCAACGTGGACACCGTCCACATCGGCGGCGACGGCACCGCCGAGACCTTCCGCGTCTACTCCCGCACCGAGGCGCTCGCCGCGGGCCTGTCGGGCCTCAACGCCAACACGGAGATCGTGATCACCCGCAACGGCACCACCAACGCCGCGATCATCGCCGAACTCGACAACATCGAGGAGATCGTGATCAGCGGCTTCGGCGGCGGCGACACCTTCACGCCGATCGGCAGCTTCGCCGGCACGAGCCTCCTGACCAGCACCATCACCCTCGAAGGCTCGCAGGACGACGACGTGGTGGACATCTCCGGCCTCACCTCGGAGCACCGCATCGTCTTCCGCACCAACGGCGGCGACGACCGGGTCATCGGCGCGCTGCGCCAGCAGGACGTGATCGAGCTCGCCGCGGGCCTCGCGCCCGACACCTGCGACACCGACGAGAACGAGGACGGCACCCACACGGTCTCCGGCGGCGGCCACAGCGTCACCTACGGAGCGGAAGGCAACCCGATCGTCCGCGGCGAGACCGAGTGGGAGGATCCGAGCGACGATCACCCCAGCCTGTTCCACCACCGCGAGCATTTCGGCAGCGTGAGCCACGACGTGCACAGCGCCGCGGGCGAGGTCTACGCCCTCTACGACGCCGTGTTCGACCGGGCCTGCGACGTCGGCGGCCAGCAATACTGGACCGAGGCGCGCGGCAACGGCCTCTCGCTTCGCGACCTCGCGGACACCCTGCTGCGCTCCGGGGAGGGCCAGTCGCATCTCGGCCAAGCGGACGACCGCGCCTTCGTCGAGAGCCTCTACCACACGGCGCTCGGCCGCGAGGGCGACACCGGAGGCACGGCGTACTGGACGGAGGCGCTCGGCGACGGCCTGTCGCGGGCCGATGCGATCCTCGCCTTCGCCTTCTCCGAGGAGAACCTCGCCGATCTGCAGCCGGCCTACACCTACGGTGTGTTCACGGCGGACAAGGACGCGGGCGGCGCGGCGCGGCTCTACTACGGCCTCCTCGACCGGGCGCCCGACGCGGACGGGCTCGCGGCCTGGACCGCCGCGCTGAAGGGCGGCCTCTCCGAGGTCGGCACGGCGCAGGCCTTCCTCGACTCGGCCGAGTACAAGGGCAAGTACGGGGGCCTGTCCAACGAGGACTTCGTGGAGCGCCTCTACAAGAACGCCCTCGGCCGCGACGCCGAGGACGAGGGGCTCGACTACTGGACGGGAGCCCTGGAGGCGGGCGCCTCCCGCGCCTCGGTCGCCACGAGCATCAGCCAGAGCCTCGAAGCGCAGCGCTGCCTGGTCTCGCAGATCGAGGAGGGCTGGCACCTCGTCTGA
- a CDS encoding DUF3311 domain-containing protein → MRWVRWLAVLPFLGMLGGPFFLNRVTPLVLGLPLLLAWLVFCVLMTSVIMGVIYLCDPENRTDGTGREAGE, encoded by the coding sequence ATGAGATGGGTCAGATGGCTGGCGGTGCTGCCCTTCCTCGGCATGCTCGGCGGCCCCTTCTTCCTCAACCGCGTCACGCCCCTCGTCCTCGGCCTGCCGCTGCTGCTGGCCTGGCTCGTCTTCTGCGTGCTGATGACCTCGGTCATCATGGGCGTGATCTATCTCTGCGACCCTGAGAACCGCACCGACGGGACGGGCCGGGAGGCCGGCGAATGA
- a CDS encoding sodium:solute symporter family protein yields the protein MSIALLIIAGAFAGALALGIRARSGREMSLEQWTVGGRGFGTLLVFLLMAGEIYTTFTFLGGSGWAYGKGGPAYYILCYLTLLYVVSYWLLPPIWRYAKENRLFSQPDFFAAKYGSRGLGLVVALVGLVALVPYLVLQLKGLGIIVSTASYGAVSPTLAILIGAAAVTAYVMVSGVHGSAWTAVIKDLMILFVVAFLGIYLPLHYYGGYGAMFEAIEAGKPGFLALPERGQSPTWFASTTLLTALGGYMWPHVFVSVYTAGDPRSFRRNAVLLPVYQLILLFVLMVGFTAVLQVPGLTGADVDLALFKLALQSFPPWFVGVIGATGVLTALVPGSMILMSGGTLVANNLVRPLRPGLTEAGTARLAKISVPLIALVSVGVTLHGGETIVQLLLMGYNFVTQLLPALVASLLRTNPLTARGALAGILVGVAAVAATSLGGLTLAGLFPFLPGPVQDINVGFVALALNVAAAGIVSRLDRPRRG from the coding sequence ATGAGCATCGCCCTCCTCATCATCGCCGGCGCCTTCGCGGGCGCGCTGGCGCTCGGCATCCGGGCGCGCTCCGGTCGCGAGATGAGCCTGGAGCAGTGGACGGTGGGCGGACGCGGCTTCGGCACGCTGCTCGTCTTCCTGCTGATGGCGGGCGAGATCTACACCACCTTCACCTTCCTCGGCGGCTCGGGCTGGGCCTACGGGAAGGGGGGGCCCGCCTACTACATCCTCTGCTACCTGACGCTCCTCTACGTCGTCTCCTACTGGCTGCTGCCGCCGATCTGGCGCTACGCCAAGGAGAACCGCCTGTTCTCGCAGCCCGACTTCTTCGCCGCGAAGTACGGCAGCCGCGGCCTCGGCCTCGTGGTGGCCCTCGTCGGCCTCGTCGCCCTCGTCCCCTACCTCGTCCTGCAGCTCAAGGGGCTCGGCATCATCGTCTCGACCGCCTCCTACGGGGCGGTCTCGCCGACGCTCGCGATCCTGATCGGGGCGGCGGCGGTGACGGCCTACGTCATGGTCTCCGGGGTCCACGGCTCGGCCTGGACCGCGGTCATCAAGGACCTGATGATCCTGTTCGTGGTCGCCTTCCTCGGCATCTACCTGCCGCTGCACTATTACGGCGGCTACGGCGCGATGTTCGAGGCGATCGAGGCGGGAAAGCCCGGCTTCCTCGCGCTTCCCGAGCGCGGGCAATCGCCGACCTGGTTCGCCTCGACGACCCTGCTCACGGCGCTCGGCGGCTACATGTGGCCGCACGTCTTCGTCTCGGTCTACACGGCGGGCGATCCGCGCTCCTTCCGCCGCAACGCCGTGCTGCTGCCGGTCTACCAGCTCATCCTGCTGTTCGTGCTGATGGTCGGCTTCACGGCGGTGCTGCAGGTGCCGGGGCTCACGGGCGCCGACGTCGACCTCGCCCTGTTCAAGCTGGCGCTGCAGAGCTTCCCGCCCTGGTTCGTCGGGGTGATCGGCGCCACCGGCGTGCTCACCGCCCTGGTGCCGGGCTCGATGATCCTGATGTCGGGGGGGACGCTCGTCGCCAACAACCTCGTCCGGCCGCTGCGCCCCGGCCTGACCGAGGCCGGCACGGCCCGGCTCGCCAAGATCTCGGTGCCCCTCATCGCCCTCGTCAGCGTCGGCGTGACGCTCCACGGCGGCGAGACGATCGTGCAGCTCCTGCTGATGGGCTACAACTTCGTGACGCAGCTCCTGCCGGCCCTCGTCGCGAGCCTGCTGCGGACGAACCCCCTCACCGCCCGCGGGGCGTTGGCCGGCATCCTCGTGGGCGTCGCGGCGGTGGCGGCAACGAGCCTCGGCGGCCTGACGCTGGCCGGCCTGTTCCCGTTCCTGCCGGGCCCGGTGCAGGACATCAACGTCGGCTTCGTGGCGCTCGCCCTCAACGTCGCCGCCGCAGGGATCGTCAGCCGCCTCGACAGGCCCCGGCGCGGGTGA